A single window of Anaerolineae bacterium DNA harbors:
- a CDS encoding Dihydrolipoamide acetyltransferase component (E2) of acetoin dehydrogenase complex, whose translation MAREVIMPKFGFTQETAEIVHWLKKAGDAVEAGDPIAEVTTDKVNMEVEAPASGILTDLRYKEGDIVPVTEVIAYILAPGEALPATAGSATQPPTAPSAAVEAPPAAAPQSMPLVKATPLAERIAREAGLELQGIQGSGPSGKITRRDVEAALNRQAGGKVRAVPAARRLAREAGVELAEVAGSGPSGRVQSADVQRFLAGRSSAAVEAVQPAHLEIPQPLPAAPAELERPTQLAFQVLPLAGMRRTIAQRLQKSAQEAPHINLEIRVDVTQAEALRARANQQRSEGQPKVSLTAVLAKACAWALKRNPYINAWLQSTPQGEQIVLIEQVNLGIAVALKEGLIVPVVQQSESKGLLQLAQEMDELTARARENRLRPEDVADGTFTISNLGMFGVERFTAIINPPQVAILAVGTVRKEVVADENDQVAVRPMINLTLCADHRVVDGAVAAAFLRDLKTALEDPQLMIL comes from the coding sequence ATGGCGCGCGAAGTGATTATGCCCAAATTCGGTTTCACGCAGGAAACGGCTGAAATCGTTCACTGGCTGAAGAAAGCCGGTGATGCGGTAGAAGCAGGCGACCCGATTGCCGAAGTGACCACCGACAAGGTCAACATGGAAGTGGAAGCCCCAGCCAGTGGTATCCTTACCGATCTGCGTTACAAAGAGGGTGATATTGTGCCGGTGACCGAAGTTATTGCCTACATTCTGGCGCCGGGTGAAGCGCTGCCCGCAACTGCCGGGTCAGCCACACAGCCGCCAACCGCGCCTTCCGCAGCGGTTGAAGCACCCCCTGCCGCAGCACCGCAGAGTATGCCGCTGGTCAAAGCCACGCCGCTGGCCGAGCGCATTGCCCGCGAAGCCGGGCTGGAACTGCAGGGTATACAGGGCAGCGGTCCGAGCGGGAAGATTACCCGCCGTGATGTAGAGGCTGCGCTCAACCGCCAGGCGGGGGGAAAAGTGCGCGCTGTCCCGGCTGCGCGCCGGCTGGCACGTGAAGCGGGTGTGGAACTGGCAGAAGTGGCTGGCAGCGGGCCCAGTGGGCGAGTGCAGTCTGCCGATGTGCAGCGCTTTCTGGCCGGGCGGTCGTCCGCTGCCGTCGAAGCGGTGCAGCCAGCGCATCTTGAGATACCTCAGCCGCTGCCGGCTGCACCTGCTGAGCTTGAACGCCCCACGCAACTGGCTTTTCAGGTTCTGCCACTGGCAGGTATGCGCCGCACGATAGCCCAGCGCTTGCAAAAGAGCGCGCAGGAAGCCCCGCACATCAACCTTGAAATTCGCGTGGATGTAACCCAGGCTGAGGCCTTGCGCGCCAGAGCCAACCAACAACGCAGCGAGGGACAGCCCAAAGTCAGTCTGACTGCGGTGCTGGCCAAGGCGTGTGCCTGGGCGCTCAAACGCAACCCCTATATAAACGCTTGGCTGCAATCCACCCCGCAGGGTGAGCAGATTGTACTCATCGAACAGGTCAATTTGGGGATTGCCGTGGCGCTCAAAGAAGGGCTGATTGTGCCGGTGGTTCAACAGTCCGAAAGCAAAGGTCTGCTGCAACTGGCACAGGAGATGGATGAACTGACCGCCCGGGCCCGGGAAAATCGCCTGCGCCCTGAGGATGTGGCCGATGGCACGTTTACGATCAGCAACCTGGGCATGTTTGGGGTCGAGCGTTTTACGGCGATCATCAACCCGCCGCAGGTAGCCATTCTGGCAGTGGGTACGGTGCGCAAGGAGGTCGTTGCGGATGAAAACGATCAGGTGGCGGTTCGCCCGATGATAAATCTGACCCTGTGCGCCGATCACCGCGTTGTGGACGGTGCAGTGGCAGCCGCGTTCCTGCGCGATTTGAAAACCGCGTTGGAAGACCCGCAATTGATGATACTGTGA
- a CDS encoding Sorbitol operon transcription regulator: MELLARIVEMYYEQNLTQSQIAQQVGYSRSMISRMITEARENNIVEIRIHYPLQRLHPLEEYLRDVLVLDEVRVLQRGALTHTEMLRRLGAIAALLLEEHLHEHITIGTSWGTALFETVNAVRPQTWEGLRVVQMIGSLGTPNPDIDGPELTRRLARLLGGQYATMPLPLIVDSPETRTALLKAPHIQRVIHQFSQIDLALVGVGTVDFEYCSLLRAGYLDFEQLESLREAGAVGDVCAIHIDIRGNLIDTPLTRCIVGVDAQTLRAIPIRIGVAGGQSKALPILAASRAGFINHLVTDEIAALRIQKYIEGEKTK, from the coding sequence ATGGAATTGCTTGCCCGCATTGTCGAAATGTACTACGAGCAGAATTTGACCCAGAGCCAGATTGCTCAACAGGTAGGGTATTCGCGTTCGATGATTTCGCGCATGATTACTGAAGCGCGCGAAAACAACATCGTTGAGATTCGCATCCATTACCCCCTTCAGCGTTTGCACCCATTGGAAGAGTATTTGCGCGATGTCTTGGTCCTTGACGAAGTGCGCGTTCTGCAGCGCGGAGCGTTGACCCATACCGAAATGCTGCGTCGCCTGGGTGCCATAGCTGCACTATTGCTGGAAGAACACTTGCACGAACACATCACCATTGGCACCTCGTGGGGGACAGCATTGTTCGAAACGGTCAATGCGGTGCGCCCCCAAACATGGGAAGGGCTTCGGGTCGTGCAAATGATCGGTTCGCTGGGCACTCCTAATCCGGATATTGATGGACCGGAACTGACGCGCCGTCTGGCTCGTCTACTTGGCGGCCAATATGCGACAATGCCCTTACCGCTGATCGTGGATAGTCCCGAGACTCGAACAGCGTTGTTGAAAGCCCCTCATATTCAGCGGGTGATTCACCAATTTTCGCAGATTGACTTAGCGCTGGTAGGGGTTGGCACAGTGGATTTTGAATACTGTAGCTTACTACGCGCTGGTTATCTCGATTTCGAACAGCTTGAGTCGCTGCGTGAGGCTGGGGCGGTGGGGGATGTTTGCGCCATTCACATTGACATTCGTGGCAACCTGATTGACACCCCCTTGACCCGCTGCATTGTCGGCGTGGATGCCCAAACGCTGCGTGCTATCCCGATTCGGATTGGGGTGGCAGGAGGTCAGTCGAAGGCGCTGCCCATTCTGGCAGCCAGCCGGGCAGGCTTCATTAATCACTTGGTAACTGATGAAATTGCTGCATTACGCATTCAGAAATACATTGAAGGAGAAAAGACAAAATAA
- a CDS encoding Phosphotransferase system, phosphocarrier protein HPr, translating to MTQTISTTITIEHPAGLHARPAAQFVKTAARFPCKISVRKVNSEKPPANAKSPLSVLTLGVNQGDTVEIIAEGEEAQAAIQALMELVESNFGETTVPHS from the coding sequence ATGACCCAGACGATCTCAACCACCATCACCATTGAACATCCTGCCGGGTTGCATGCCCGCCCAGCCGCCCAGTTTGTCAAGACGGCTGCCCGCTTCCCATGCAAGATCAGCGTGCGCAAGGTCAACTCGGAAAAACCGCCCGCCAACGCCAAAAGTCCGCTCAGCGTGTTGACCCTGGGGGTCAACCAGGGCGATACGGTTGAAATCATCGCCGAGGGGGAGGAAGCCCAGGCAGCCATTCAGGCGCTGATGGAACTGGTCGAAAGCAATTTCGGCGAAACCACTGTCCCTCATTCCTGA
- a CDS encoding Ni/Fe-hydrogenase 2 B-type cytochrome subunit yields the protein MATTASARISPRLTPFTLWVAGLVIAFLVGVFAMIQVLLKGLQVTGLSNTVPWGLWITIDLSAIALGAGAFTFSAAVYLFRIHRLEPLARPAVFVGFLGYTSAMLALAMDIGRPDRFYHPLIYWNVHSVLWEITWCVVLYSSVLFLEVFPVLAESKFFDRWPKVRHLAHQIHRLTPVLAVIGMGLSLLHQSSLGATYGVLSGRAIWFKPSLPIMFIISAVAGGMSLTLLSTVLSSKLLHRELIKADIKREVARVIGYTTLAYLYIKLWDWAATSYYSHAPGTANALQRLQATTPYTTTFWGVEIILAGIVPAVILLYQPLRRNDRALMVALGLICVGVVFNRWNVTLSGLVAPPEWSPGVLGNVVAATYFPTLTEILVAVGIVAYWLLAFTLGVRYLSLYKSPKHS from the coding sequence ATGGCAACGACTGCAAGTGCCAGAATTTCACCGCGTCTGACGCCTTTTACCCTTTGGGTGGCTGGTTTGGTGATCGCTTTTCTGGTCGGTGTGTTTGCAATGATTCAGGTATTGCTCAAAGGGTTGCAGGTTACCGGTTTGAGCAATACCGTCCCATGGGGGTTGTGGATCACCATCGATCTCTCGGCGATTGCTTTGGGAGCAGGGGCGTTCACTTTTTCAGCTGCCGTGTACCTCTTTCGCATTCATCGCCTTGAGCCGCTTGCCCGCCCGGCCGTCTTTGTGGGCTTTCTCGGCTATACCTCTGCCATGCTGGCACTGGCGATGGACATCGGTCGCCCGGACCGCTTCTACCACCCCCTGATCTACTGGAATGTCCACTCGGTGCTGTGGGAAATTACCTGGTGCGTGGTGCTCTATTCATCGGTGTTGTTTCTCGAGGTCTTCCCGGTGTTGGCAGAAAGCAAATTCTTCGATCGTTGGCCAAAAGTGCGCCACCTTGCTCATCAGATTCACCGTCTCACCCCTGTTTTGGCCGTCATCGGGATGGGATTATCGCTGTTGCATCAATCTTCGCTCGGCGCAACCTATGGTGTCTTGAGTGGCCGCGCCATCTGGTTCAAACCCTCCTTGCCAATCATGTTTATCATTTCCGCCGTGGCAGGTGGGATGTCGCTGACCTTGCTCTCGACCGTCCTCTCGTCTAAGTTGCTGCATAGGGAATTGATCAAAGCAGACATCAAACGCGAAGTAGCCCGCGTGATCGGCTACACAACCCTTGCTTACCTTTACATTAAACTTTGGGATTGGGCAGCAACGTCGTATTACAGCCATGCTCCCGGGACGGCAAATGCCTTGCAACGCTTGCAGGCGACCACGCCCTACACGACGACTTTCTGGGGCGTAGAAATCATCCTGGCTGGGATTGTCCCGGCAGTGATCTTGCTCTACCAGCCGTTACGACGCAACGATCGGGCTCTCATGGTCGCGCTGGGATTGATCTGCGTGGGGGTGGTCTTTAACCGCTGGAATGTCACCCTGTCTGGGCTGGTGGCTCCGCCGGAGTGGTCGCCGGGCGTACTGGGCAATGTTGTCGCCGCCACCTACTTCCCCACCCTGACGGAAATTCTGGTGGCAGTGGGAATTGTCGCCTACTGGTTGCTAGCCTTCACGCTTGGCGTGCGCTATTTATCCCTTTACAAATCCCCAAAACACAGTTAG
- a CDS encoding Urea carboxylase-related ABC transporter, permease protein: MPDSKQAVPRSSISRRFSYFELRAEIPTRLYLLAGISLPLLIFIAWWLLTSQGWISPIFLPSPTAVWNELLRQVSDGILWEDMRASIYRITIGWLLSTVFAVPIGILMGNFRFFEGLFEPLIDLVRYMPAVAFVPLTILWLGVGDNQKFAILFIGTFFQEVLMIMDNVKTVPYGMIQVSYTFGLSKWKVLTRVVLPASLPGIWDTFRLTLGWAWTYLVVAELVAANIGLGYRIMRAQRFLQTESIILGILVIGLLGLVTDYLFKVTHRFLFPWVERSLNGR, from the coding sequence TTGCCAGACAGCAAACAAGCCGTGCCTCGCTCATCCATCTCCCGCCGCTTCTCTTACTTTGAGTTGCGCGCTGAGATTCCAACGCGCCTTTACCTCCTGGCTGGTATCTCGCTACCATTGTTGATTTTCATTGCCTGGTGGCTGCTTACCAGCCAGGGATGGATTTCGCCGATCTTCCTGCCTTCGCCGACAGCGGTTTGGAATGAACTGCTTCGCCAGGTGAGCGATGGCATTCTCTGGGAGGACATGCGCGCCAGCATTTACCGGATCACCATCGGCTGGCTTCTTTCTACAGTTTTTGCTGTTCCCATTGGAATCCTGATGGGGAACTTTCGTTTCTTCGAGGGCTTGTTTGAACCGTTAATTGATCTGGTTCGCTACATGCCGGCGGTGGCATTTGTGCCGTTGACCATTCTATGGCTGGGCGTGGGAGACAATCAAAAATTTGCCATCCTCTTTATCGGCACGTTTTTTCAAGAAGTGCTGATGATCATGGACAATGTCAAGACCGTCCCATACGGCATGATTCAGGTGAGTTATACCTTTGGCTTAAGCAAATGGAAAGTCCTGACTCGGGTAGTCCTGCCCGCCTCTCTGCCCGGGATTTGGGATACCTTCCGCCTCACGTTGGGATGGGCGTGGACATATTTGGTGGTCGCCGAACTGGTAGCGGCAAATATCGGTTTGGGGTATCGCATCATGCGTGCCCAGCGCTTTTTGCAAACCGAGTCGATTATCCTTGGCATTCTGGTCATCGGGTTACTGGGGCTGGTGACTGATTACCTGTTCAAAGTAACGCATCGCTTTTTATTCCCCTGGGTGGAGCGCAGCCTCAATGGCCGATAA
- a CDS encoding Acetoin dehydrogenase E1 component beta-subunit, which yields MREITYVEAIREALHQKMSEDETVFLIGEDIGVYGGAFGATAGLIQQFGEERVIDTPISEAGIAGACIGAALTGFRPVGEIQFMDFVTLSMEQLVLQAAKIRFMFGGKAKVPFVLRMPGGSGTGAAAQHSESLENWFVHVPGLKVVMPSTPYDAKGLLIASIEDDNPVIFVEHKLLYKIKGPVPEEMYRVPLSKSHVVRSGKDLTIVATSIMVQRALQAAEKLAQEGIEVEIIDPRTLRPLDEEPILESVVKTGKVLIVHEAVKMAGFGGEIAARIAESSAFDYLEAPIRRLGGLDIPIPYNRNLEYHAVPQVENILEEARNLVALKV from the coding sequence ATGCGTGAAATCACCTACGTTGAAGCCATCCGCGAAGCCCTCCATCAAAAAATGAGCGAGGATGAGACTGTCTTCCTCATTGGCGAGGACATTGGTGTGTACGGTGGCGCATTTGGCGCCACTGCTGGGCTAATTCAGCAATTTGGTGAAGAACGTGTGATAGATACGCCCATTTCGGAAGCGGGGATTGCCGGGGCGTGTATCGGGGCCGCCCTGACCGGTTTTCGCCCGGTAGGTGAGATTCAATTCATGGACTTCGTCACCCTCAGCATGGAGCAACTGGTTCTGCAGGCGGCCAAAATCCGCTTTATGTTCGGCGGAAAGGCCAAAGTTCCGTTCGTGCTACGCATGCCAGGCGGCTCCGGCACCGGTGCGGCGGCACAGCATTCCGAAAGTCTGGAAAACTGGTTTGTGCACGTCCCGGGGCTGAAGGTGGTCATGCCCAGCACGCCCTACGACGCCAAAGGGCTGCTGATTGCCTCGATTGAAGATGATAACCCAGTCATCTTTGTCGAACACAAACTGCTGTACAAAATCAAAGGACCAGTACCGGAAGAGATGTACCGTGTGCCGCTCAGTAAAAGTCATGTGGTGCGCTCCGGGAAGGACCTGACCATTGTGGCAACTTCTATCATGGTTCAGCGTGCCCTGCAAGCAGCAGAAAAACTGGCACAGGAGGGCATCGAAGTCGAAATCATTGACCCGCGCACCCTGCGCCCGCTGGATGAAGAACCCATTCTGGAATCTGTGGTCAAGACTGGTAAAGTGCTGATTGTGCACGAAGCGGTCAAGATGGCCGGTTTCGGCGGTGAAATTGCCGCGCGCATTGCCGAAAGTTCCGCCTTCGACTATCTGGAAGCGCCCATCCGCCGGCTGGGCGGATTGGATATTCCCATTCCCTACAACCGCAATCTGGAATACCACGCCGTACCTCAGGTGGAAAACATCCTCGAAGAAGCCCGCAATCTGGTGGCGTTAAAGGTGTGA
- a CDS encoding Acetoin dehydrogenase E1 component alpha-subunit — MNIIRAFEDKAEDLFSRGLVHGTMHLSIGQEAVAVGASAAMQDGDYLLNHHRGHGHCLAWGSDVRLMMAEFLGKETGYCRGRGGSMHIANVEKNNLGANGIVGGGIPISIGVGLSIKKRKTQQVCLTIFGDGAANEGAFHESLNMASIWNLPVIYLCENNQYAMSMPVQKAFNIRFISQRACSYGIPGVSVDGNDVLAVYDAIRTAGERARNGEGPTLVEALTYRWKGHSKSDRQAYRTRDEVKEWQARDPIHRLAHLLDMSEADYEEIVNKAQAIIDEAVEFANASPEPDLSTILEGVYA; from the coding sequence ATGAATATTATCCGCGCCTTTGAAGATAAAGCCGAGGACTTGTTTTCACGCGGGCTGGTTCACGGTACCATGCACCTTTCCATAGGGCAGGAAGCAGTTGCTGTAGGCGCATCCGCAGCCATGCAGGACGGTGATTATCTGCTCAACCATCACCGCGGACATGGGCATTGTCTGGCATGGGGCAGTGATGTGCGGCTGATGATGGCCGAGTTTTTGGGTAAGGAAACCGGCTACTGCCGCGGCCGAGGGGGGTCGATGCACATTGCAAATGTTGAGAAGAACAATCTGGGCGCCAACGGCATTGTCGGCGGCGGCATTCCCATTTCGATAGGCGTCGGTTTGAGCATCAAAAAACGCAAAACCCAACAGGTCTGCCTGACTATCTTTGGGGATGGGGCTGCCAATGAAGGTGCTTTTCACGAATCGCTGAATATGGCCAGTATTTGGAATTTGCCGGTCATTTATCTGTGCGAAAATAATCAGTACGCCATGTCCATGCCGGTGCAAAAAGCCTTCAATATCCGGTTTATCAGCCAGCGTGCTTGTTCCTATGGCATCCCTGGCGTGTCAGTGGACGGCAACGATGTACTGGCAGTATACGACGCTATACGCACCGCTGGTGAACGGGCGCGCAACGGAGAGGGGCCTACCTTGGTGGAAGCACTGACCTACCGCTGGAAGGGGCATTCCAAGAGTGATCGACAGGCCTATCGAACCCGCGATGAAGTCAAAGAATGGCAAGCTCGTGATCCGATTCATCGCCTTGCCCATCTGCTGGATATGAGCGAAGCCGATTATGAGGAAATTGTCAATAAGGCACAAGCCATCATTGATGAGGCGGTGGAATTTGCCAACGCCAGCCCAGAGCCCGATCTCAGCACCATTCTCGAGGGAGTCTATGCGTGA
- a CDS encoding Sorbitol-6-phosphate 2-dehydrogenase yields MSLRDRLKKYAQQNGAVRVGLIGAGQMGIGFISQTEKMDGLRVVATADIIPGQAEKGYLESGVPADTVVHLDENPQKASELIAAGKRIATTDANFLVEIGALDVILECTGVPEVGAQVCYTAIQNVKSVINMNVEADATIGYMLTKMAEDKGVVYTLAAGDEPGSIKELYDFADALGFEIVYIGKGKNNPLDRSATPDQLQAAAKKQLMNPKMLTSFVDGTKTMVEMTSIGNALGYSPEVTGCYGPNCTVKDLPNIFVPKEAGGIFNSIRAVDFAVGDVAPGVFVIITTDQPKIIRDLRYLRLLGNPDHNYWALYRPYHLANLEAPITVARVALDKEELLATHCPPVAETVAYAKRDLQPGEKIDTLGGYTVYGMIERAEKARQHGEVPLGLVVGGTITRTVKAHEPIHYEEIELNQSQTIYRLRKEQERILGY; encoded by the coding sequence ATGTCACTGCGGGATCGTCTTAAAAAATATGCACAACAGAACGGGGCGGTAAGGGTAGGGCTGATTGGCGCCGGTCAAATGGGAATTGGCTTTATAAGCCAGACTGAAAAAATGGATGGTTTGCGAGTGGTTGCCACTGCCGATATCATCCCCGGCCAAGCTGAAAAGGGATATCTAGAAAGTGGTGTGCCGGCAGATACGGTGGTTCACCTTGATGAAAATCCCCAGAAGGCCTCCGAACTGATTGCGGCTGGTAAACGGATTGCGACAACCGATGCCAATTTTCTGGTTGAAATTGGCGCGCTGGATGTCATTTTGGAATGTACGGGGGTGCCAGAAGTGGGAGCGCAAGTTTGTTATACCGCCATTCAAAACGTTAAAAGTGTGATCAATATGAACGTAGAAGCGGATGCCACCATTGGTTACATGCTGACTAAAATGGCGGAAGATAAAGGCGTCGTTTACACCCTTGCGGCTGGTGATGAGCCTGGTTCAATTAAAGAATTATATGATTTTGCCGATGCACTGGGTTTTGAAATCGTCTATATTGGCAAGGGCAAGAATAATCCACTTGACCGTTCGGCAACGCCGGATCAATTGCAGGCAGCGGCGAAAAAACAGTTAATGAACCCGAAGATGCTAACTTCCTTTGTAGATGGGACAAAAACAATGGTGGAAATGACATCAATTGGTAACGCCTTGGGATATTCGCCAGAAGTGACTGGATGTTATGGCCCAAACTGTACAGTCAAGGATTTACCAAATATCTTTGTCCCCAAAGAAGCTGGCGGCATCTTCAATAGCATTAGGGCAGTGGACTTTGCTGTTGGCGATGTTGCGCCAGGTGTGTTTGTCATCATTACTACTGATCAGCCGAAAATTATCCGTGACCTGCGCTACTTACGGCTGCTGGGCAATCCGGATCATAACTATTGGGCGCTATATCGGCCATATCATCTTGCCAATCTGGAAGCGCCAATCACGGTTGCCCGTGTTGCGTTGGATAAAGAGGAATTGTTAGCTACCCATTGTCCGCCGGTAGCGGAAACGGTGGCCTATGCCAAGCGTGATTTACAGCCCGGGGAGAAAATCGATACACTCGGTGGATACACGGTTTATGGCATGATCGAGCGTGCAGAGAAAGCCCGCCAACATGGCGAAGTTCCGTTAGGACTAGTTGTTGGTGGAACAATAACCCGGACGGTCAAGGCGCATGAGCCAATTCATTACGAAGAGATTGAATTGAACCAAAGTCAGACCATTTACCGGCTGAGAAAAGAGCAGGAAAGGATATTAGGATATTAA
- a CDS encoding PTS system, glucitol/sorbitol-specific IIC component: protein MDILVQAAVWFIGLFQKGSEVFVGLVTGIIPLVIVLLTAFNALIALIGQERIDKIGEAAGKEGFKYMPLRYLILPVVAVFVLTNPMAYTMGRFLPEKYKPAFYDAAVSFVHPPLGIFPHVNPGELFVWAGIAQGVTTGYGEAETAALAVRYLIVGLIVIFIRGIVTERITAFLWARRTA, encoded by the coding sequence ATGGATATTTTAGTTCAAGCTGCCGTATGGTTTATTGGGTTATTTCAAAAAGGATCAGAGGTCTTCGTTGGATTGGTAACCGGCATCATCCCGCTGGTGATTGTGCTGTTAACGGCTTTCAATGCCTTGATTGCATTGATCGGTCAAGAGAGAATTGACAAAATTGGTGAAGCTGCTGGTAAAGAGGGATTCAAGTACATGCCTCTACGATACTTGATCCTTCCAGTAGTTGCAGTCTTCGTTTTGACCAACCCGATGGCCTATACTATGGGGCGCTTCCTGCCCGAAAAGTACAAACCGGCTTTTTATGATGCTGCGGTATCGTTTGTTCATCCACCTTTGGGCATCTTCCCGCACGTCAATCCCGGTGAATTGTTTGTTTGGGCAGGCATTGCACAGGGCGTAACTACCGGTTATGGTGAAGCCGAAACGGCTGCGCTAGCGGTGCGCTACCTCATAGTAGGGCTAATTGTCATTTTCATACGCGGTATCGTTACAGAGCGTATAACTGCTTTTCTATGGGCAAGACGGACAGCATAA
- a CDS encoding PTS system, glucitol/sorbitol-specific IIA component, giving the protein MDKHIIKYAARISEIGPLVDEFISAGVLVFFGQNAPDELREFSILHDGGTLVEDITVGDQFCLEDECFTILAVGEVANQNLKALGHFIIKFNGEHKPEMPGDICAEVRPLPPIRVGDYFSFTNCS; this is encoded by the coding sequence ATGGACAAGCACATCATCAAGTATGCGGCGAGAATTTCAGAAATTGGTCCGCTGGTAGATGAATTTATATCTGCGGGTGTCCTAGTTTTCTTTGGGCAAAATGCTCCAGATGAATTAAGAGAATTTTCCATCTTACATGATGGTGGAACATTGGTCGAAGATATTACCGTTGGAGATCAATTCTGTCTTGAGGACGAGTGTTTTACTATCCTTGCTGTTGGGGAGGTGGCAAACCAAAACTTAAAGGCGCTTGGGCATTTTATTATCAAGTTTAATGGCGAACATAAGCCTGAGATGCCTGGTGATATTTGCGCGGAGGTTCGCCCCCTCCCCCCGATTCGGGTGGGAGATTACTTTTCGTTTACAAACTGTTCTTGA
- a CDS encoding PTS system protein, translating into MQAITSLLERIGRGAGKVVGVLYQAGRESIDQVVKNILPFMAFIAFIIGIILATGVGDLLAKALQPLANSPIGLIIMSLIIGLPVLSPLLGPGAVIAQIIGTLLGTQFAIKALPAYIALPALFAINPQVGCDFIPVGLALGEAEPETVEVGVPAVLFSRLITGPIAVIIAWIFSVGL; encoded by the coding sequence ATGCAAGCGATAACCTCTTTACTTGAACGAATTGGACGCGGTGCCGGTAAGGTTGTAGGTGTTTTGTATCAGGCAGGGCGTGAATCCATTGACCAAGTCGTCAAGAACATTCTCCCCTTCATGGCATTCATTGCCTTCATCATCGGTATCATTTTGGCTACCGGCGTTGGTGATTTACTGGCAAAAGCGCTCCAACCTTTAGCAAATAGTCCGATTGGTTTGATCATTATGTCACTTATCATAGGTCTGCCAGTTTTGTCCCCATTGCTCGGCCCTGGTGCTGTGATTGCCCAGATCATTGGGACGTTGCTTGGTACGCAATTTGCCATAAAAGCTCTCCCTGCCTACATTGCACTCCCAGCGCTCTTTGCCATCAACCCGCAAGTCGGATGCGACTTTATCCCGGTAGGTCTCGCGCTGGGTGAAGCTGAACCTGAGACAGTAGAGGTTGGTGTACCCGCTGTATTATTCTCTCGCTTGATTACCGGTCCTATTGCTGTGATCATAGCCTGGATATTCAGCGTGGGTCTCTAA
- a CDS encoding Urea carboxylase-related ABC transporter, ATPase protein, translating into MADKLVAENVGKTFVQRGRLVTAIADLNLRVAENEFVSLIGPSGCGKSTFLVIAAGLDFPTEGRVLFNGEEINGPSIERGMVFQSYTLFPWLSVYENIRFALQNRNLPREQQDELVIDYIRRVGLEGFEKAYPAHLSGGMRQRVAIARALVYRPQMLMMDEPFGALDAQTRLLMQELLLRVWEIERTTVLFVTHDVEEAILLSDRVYVMTSRPGTIKSEIEIDLPRPRSPETENSLRFVELRHQILELIRIEAQRSFTLVDK; encoded by the coding sequence ATGGCCGATAAGTTGGTCGCCGAAAACGTGGGGAAAACCTTCGTGCAACGCGGCCGTCTGGTCACGGCGATTGCTGATCTGAACCTGCGAGTGGCTGAAAACGAGTTCGTTTCCCTGATCGGACCTTCGGGATGCGGTAAGTCGACCTTCCTGGTGATTGCAGCAGGGTTGGATTTTCCCACTGAAGGGCGTGTGTTGTTCAACGGCGAGGAAATCAATGGTCCCTCGATTGAACGCGGCATGGTCTTTCAAAGTTACACCCTCTTCCCCTGGCTGAGTGTTTATGAGAACATCCGCTTTGCACTGCAGAATCGAAACCTGCCACGTGAGCAGCAAGATGAGCTTGTTATAGATTACATTCGGCGCGTGGGGTTGGAAGGTTTTGAAAAAGCTTATCCGGCGCATCTTTCGGGCGGTATGCGCCAGCGGGTCGCGATTGCTCGGGCGCTGGTCTATCGCCCACAGATGCTGATGATGGACGAACCCTTTGGGGCCTTAGATGCCCAAACGCGCTTGCTGATGCAGGAGTTGCTGTTGCGTGTCTGGGAGATCGAGCGTACTACCGTTTTGTTTGTTACCCACGACGTGGAAGAAGCAATTTTGCTTTCAGATCGAGTTTATGTGATGACCAGCCGCCCCGGAACAATCAAATCAGAAATCGAGATTGATCTTCCGCGGCCGCGTTCTCCAGAAACCGAAAACTCGTTGCGCTTTGTGGAACTGCGACACCAGATATTGGAGCTGATCCGTATCGAAGCTCAGCGGTCTTTTACTCTGGTTGATAAGTAG